The DNA region tgtaaatttacacatttaTAAACTGATTGATGTGAATAAGGGGGTCCTTTGCATAGGACTTAGCATTGGCATGGAAAATTCCGGTCATTCCTGCAGAATggaacaaaattcaaaattttgatgttaattgaattacaagactcttagaaaaatttaaataattaatataatataatttgtcTAAGACCCATTGAAAGTGTACTAGCCTAATTACTAGATGCTATGAAAATAATTCCCATATAATATGACAGCCAACAACccaaacaaaaaccaaactGAACATCAAGACTGTCAGACTTCAAACCCATTACTCTTTCTCAATCTCAAATGGTTTGGCTGATCTATTTCTCcaccttcattttctcttttctaacTCTTTCATCTGCCGATGACGCCACAGTCATGGCCAAGCTCCTTGCCTCCTTTAGCACCGCCCCAAGCGGCTGGTCTAACAGCACAGACTACTGCAATTGGACAAACGTTGTCTGCGACCGAGGCCGTGTCACTGAAATAGAATTAATTGCTCAGTCTCTCTCAGGCACTCTTCCCTCGGATCTTGGCACTCTCACCCGACTCGAGATTCTTTCTCTCCAACAAAACTCTTTCTCTGGACCAATCCCCTCCTTTGCCAACCTCACTTCTCTCCAACTTCTCTACCTTGACAACAACAACTTCTCCTCCATTCCTTCAGGTTTCTTCCAAGGACTCACAAACTTACAGGTCTTATACTTGAGCGAAAACCATAATATTGCACCTTGGACCATCCCTACCGAGTTGACTCAGGCCACTGGTTTACTCAGATTCTATGCTAGCGATACAAACATTTTTGGTTCTGTACCAGATTTCTTTGGTTCCCTCCCGAATCTTACGGATCTCGGACTTGCTTATAACAATCTCAGTGGCACTTTACCTCAATCTTTAGGAGGATCCAGGATTCGAATCCTCAGGCTCGAAATACAGAAAAATGGCTTGTCGGGTACCATCGACGTGTTGTCGTCGATGTCACAGTTGTCCCAAGTGTGGCTATTCGAGAACGAGTTCATTGGTCCAATCCCAGACTTGTCAAACTGTACAAGTTTGTTCGATCTTCAGCTCAGTGACAACCAGTTCACAGGCCTCATCCCAGACTCATTGATGTCAATTGCCACATTGAGGAACGTTTCCTTGGATAACAATGAGCTCCAAGGGCCTTACCCACAGTTCCCATCTAGCGTGACTACTCACACTCTTGATGGCAATAGCTTCTGTAAAGGCACCCCAGGTCCTTGTGATCCCCAAGTGACCACTTTGCTCGAAATCGTTGCAGCATTTGGGTATCCAAGCAAGCTAGCCAAATCTTGGACAGGTAACAACGCCTGCGTTGGCTGGACTTCCATTATCTGCGATTCACAGGGTAATATTATCACTATCAATTTTGATAATCAACAATTTGTTGGGACGATCTCTCCTGCCTTTGCGAAACTCACATGGTTGATGAATTTGTATCTGGGAGATAACAAATTGACGGGTTCCATTCCGGATGCTTTGACAAACATAACAAGACTTCAGGTTCTTGATGTTTCGAACAATAACCTTTCTGGGTTGATACCTAAATTTGGAGATTCTGTGAACCTAACTACGACCGGTAATCCTTTGATTGGGACGAATGGTACATCGCCTAGTGGGAATAAAGCTGGAATAAGGTCAAGTGGTACTTCCGTCTTGCCTGGTATGATTGCTGGTATAGTTATTGCTGTGATCATATTTTTTGTGGTTGTGTTATCTATCTCGATTAAATGTTATGTTAGTAGCAGGCATAGGAAGTTTGGAGGAGTGGTGAATCCTGAAAATGGAGGCACAAGTGTACCGAATATTGAAATTTCGATTGAAGTTCTGGAACAGGTGACCAACAATTTCAATGAAGATAACATTTTGGGTAGAGGAGGTTCTGGAGTTGTCTACAAAGGAGAATACCATGATGGGACTATGATTGCAGTGAAAAAAATGGGATCTACTGCAATGAGTAGCAAAGGAATCACTGAATTTCAGGCTGAGATTTCAGTCCTTACTAAAGTGAGGCATATtcatttggtttctcttttAGGATGCTGTATCAATGGCAACGAGAGGCTCTTGGTATATGAGTATATGCCACAAGGGACGTTAACACaacatttgtttgatttgggtgaGAATGGGTGTTCTCTTCTTACTTGGAAGCAGAGGGTTCAGATAGCTATGGATGTGGCACGGGGAGTGGAATACCTGCATACTTTAGCTCCCCAAATCTTCATTCATAGAGATTTAAAGCCTTCCAACATACTTCTTGGGGATGATATGCGGGCCAAGGTTGCAGATTTTGGTTTGGTTAAAATTGCGCCTGATGGGAAGAACCCTGTATCGACGCGAGTAGCTGGGACTTTTGGTTATCTTGCACCAGAATATGGAGGTAACTAAAGCCTAAGATTTTATGTTCTTGTGTCCTAATTGAATTTGATAGAGTACAGTGATAAATGGTCGTTCAAAACTTGGACGATCTCCCAAAATATTTGTACAATCAGGGAAAATCATATTACTGAGGTAGTATTAGTATGTTCTTGTGTCTTATTTGTGTATATAATGATAATGTTGTAAATATTCTCTCATTCTTGTCATTGACGATGGAGTGTTAATAGTAATTTAGTATGGTCCCATTACTCCATGAGTTTTGACATTTTTAGAATCAAGGGTGTTATGGGAATGATTGGGCCGCAAGTCCACATCACTCCACTCTTTTATATCATTTCCATATCAGTCCTCATGCATGCTTCATGTGTCTGTTTATATTCTTTTACTAACCCTCTTTGATCTTCATCTTTAATGCATTGGACGCAATGTAAGtctctttatttcattttcctaaTCTTAACaagtttataaatattattttctccttCCTACCTACCTAACTTAATACATAATTTCTTGTAAGTCTTATATTTGACCTTTAGGTTTTTGCTAtgaactcaaaatttaaataattagaaaaatagaTAAAGAAATATTGAGTTCTACAACTTTTTTAAGCAATCAATACACTTAGTGTGCAGCTTTCCAAGcatattgttatatttttgacacttttatattttatttattttctcaatttttcttgaataatcatattatctaaaaaaaaaatcatgaagaaatttcaaaaatacgaaaaaaaaaaaaaaaaaactttgagaGCAACTAAGTAAATTAATCtaggaatgaaaaataaattacaatttaagtgtgcgtttgacttcaaattaaaaagttattttattattcaatttatttttattactatacaTGGGttctactgcactttttggtactatttatgggtctaattgtactatttcaattaatttttacttttatttatagtactttcacatttacattttattttgtatgatattgcattattttacatatatattattcatacatgttaacatttttttgattaattccattcatgtcatttaatttctttttagcCTCCGAACTGAAATTTTGACTTTGCCATTATATACGTATAGTAAACCTTGAATAATCTCTTGTTGATCTATAAACAACCTTACAATTTGAGGCTAGGGCTTGTTGTTGTTCTACGTATATAATGTTTTCTCTTCATGTGCTTGTGTCATACCAAGTATGTTGACACCAATTAATGTTCACCatgaataattattttctaGTTAGATGTCCCTAGCTGAACCATTGCAAGTTTGTATGATGACTTCCTTTCCTTATCAACAGCTACAGGAAGAGTGACCACCAAAGCGGATGTGTATGCATTTGGAGTGATTTTGATGCAACTGATTACTGGAAGAAAAGCTGTAGATGATACTCTGCCAAATGAGAACCCTCATCTGGTCACATGGTTTTGTAGTATTCTAAACAACAAGGAGAGCATTGCCATGGCCATTGACCGAACTATTAATCCTGATGAGGAGACCATAGAGAGCATATACAAAGTGGTTGAACTGGCAAGACATTGCACTAGTCCCAAGCCATACCAAAGACCGGATATGGGGTATACAGTCAACATCTTAAGCCCTCTTGTAGGGCAGTGGAAACCTGCATGTCCTAACACTTCAAATGGAGTTGAGGACATCTATAGCTTTGACCAAAGCATGAGCCTTCCTCAAGATCTACAAAGATGGCAAACGATATAGAACCAACAGCTCTAGTCCAAACGTCTCTAAACACATTAAATTCTTTGTGAAAGAGCCAAAGATATGTTTTTCTTTGTGCTTTAAATCTTTGTGCAAGTAATTTTTATGTGTGGAGAGTGAATTAATATAGTTTCTCTATGAGAGCTGAGAGTCCaaacttttatattttgcaTTGCAAGAATTTTCATTAGACACTTGGCCAACAAAGGTCATACAAAATGTCTCGGTAGATACTAGGTCAATTGAGATTCCCAAACATGTATTTTAATGATTTGGCcttaaattttctttctcatGGTTGTCTAAAACTAAACCCTATCTCTTTCATACTCTTTCGAATTTCAGTTTAACCATATATAACTTTGATTCCAACATCTTTCACTCATCAAATCAAGGTAATCTCATGATATTTTCTAGCATTTACATAGTTAAACCAAGTAGATTCATATCTAGGTATATGAATTGAGGTTTATACAAGTTTTGATCTTCATCTTTAATGCATTCCACACAACGCAAGtctctttatttcattttcctaaTCTTAACaagtttataaatattattttctccatCCTACCTACCCAACTTGATATATAATTTCTTGTAAGTCTTATATTTGACCTTTAGGTTTTTgctataaactcaaaatttaaataattagaaaaatagataaagaaatattgagttctacaattttttttaagtaatcaATACActtagtatccgtttggatacggATTAATTTGGCTGCATTTGcgttttcacgtttttttttttttttccttctgttGCTGCTGCACTCGTCATGGGGGACAAACAGTACTGTTCAAgctactattcatgaacagtagctgtgtattgttgacttttcagccatTTTTATCACATCTATGGGTCCTGTGTACTGTTCAcgagacccacaaacttcacttttcagccaatttttttattaaaaatgggtcccacagcactattcacacatttaaaaaattattttgctacagtgctttcaattttcagttttcagcaataagttctatccaaacggacccttagtatGCAATTTTCCAGGCATgtagttatatttttaacacttttatattttatttattttctcaatttatctTGATTGATCAAATAtcggaaaaaaaaatcatgaataaatttcaaaaatatggaaaaatattgagAGCAACTAAGTAAATTAAtctaagaatgaaaaataaattacaatttacatttacattttattttgtatgatATTGCATTATTTTACATATGTATTACTCATACATGTTAACATTTTTATGATTAATTCCATTCAtgccttttaattttttccaacctccaaactaaaattttgactgCCACAATATACGTATAGTCAACCTTGACTAATCTATTAATGATTTATAGACGACCTTACAATTTAAGGCTAGGGTTTCTTGTTGTTGTACGTATATAATCTTTTTTCTTCATGTGCTTGTGTCATGCCAAGTATGTTGACACCAATGTTTACtatgaataaatattttctcgTTAGATGTCATTGGCTGAACCATTGCAAGTCCGCTTGATGACTTCCTTTCCTTATCAACAGCTACAGGAAGAGTGACCACCAAAGCGGATGTATATGCGTTTGGAGTGGTTTTGATGCAGCTGATTACTGGAAGAAAAGCAGTAGATGATACTCTGCCAGATGATAACCCTCATCTGGTCACATGGTTCTATATGGATTCTAAAGAACAAGGAGAGCATCGCCAAGGCAATTGACCAAACTATTAACCCTGATGAGGAGACCATGGAGAGCATATACAGAGTGGCTGAGCTAGCAGGACATTGCACTACTCCTAAGCCATACCAAAGACCGGATATGGGGTATGTAGTCAACATCTTAAGCCCTCTTGTAGGGCAGTGGAAACCAACATGTCATAACACTTTACATGGAGTAGAGGACATCTATGACTTTGACCAATACATGAGCCTTCTTCAAGATCCACAAAGATGGCAAGCGGTGTAGAACCAACAGCTCTAGTCCAAACGTCTATAAACACATTAAATTCTTTGTGAAAGAGCCAAAGATATGTTTTTCTTTGTGCTTTTAATCTTTGTGCAAGTAATTTTTACGTGTGGAGAGTGAATGAATATAGTTTATCTATGAGAGTTGAGAGTTCGAACTTTTATATTTTGCATTGCGAGAATTTTCATTAGACACTTGGCCAACAAAGTTCATACAAAATGTCCCTGTAGACACTAGGTCAATTAAGATTCTCAAACATGTATTTTAATGATTTGgcctttaattttctttctcttagtCGTCTGGAACTAAACCCTATCTCTTTCACACTCTTTCGAATTTCAGTTTAACCATATATAACTTTGATTCCAACATCTTTCACTCATCAAATCAAGGTAATCTCATGATATTTTCTAGCATTTACATAGTTAAACCAAGTAGATTCATATCTAGGTATATGAATTGAGGTTTATACAAGTTTTGATATTGTgcttgtagttttttttttttttttttttcaattgcttTTTGTCAAATGTTTGTACATAATGTGGTTGTTCACCTTTGGTGCCACTAAGGCCATGTGAGTGtaaattttggacatttttaTGCGTGATCCTTCACTTAATCCATGGTTGTTTTCATGTTGCACACCATGTTTTCAACTAGATGCGTGAGTGACATTTTATTGTGTAACCATCATTTGAGTGACGTGTGATTGATTTATAAACCTTGTAATTGGCCTTAATGGATATTTTTGTAATGTATACATGTTCATTTCATTTAGATTGCATCCATTTAATGAAGCGTCATATGAATATTCAAACCATTAAGTCGTGTGTTGATCCACTTTGCAtttctttcttatttcattTAGGATCATGAATTCTAAGGGGTCTCGGACTAGTTCCTCCTCAAACATGCTTTTTATTCTACAACACcgttaaataaataatagatatttttttaggggaaataaattttatatatgataaAATCAATAGGTGGAATTAGTGTTGAAAATAATATAACCTTATCTTGGCAAATGGAAAATATTATCATATCAAGTTTTTCCACTTCATGCACCATGTAGGGCTGATGTGCACCTTCAAAATCTTTGTGAGCCTTCTCTACATCAAGTAGTGGGTAATTTTCATTCTCTAGGCAAAGCAACATGCTTGACCCTTCAACAAGTGTATTAAGTGGTGGGATAAGTAAAAACTAGTTTGTGTTTGATCCAAATTAAGATTTGACTCAATAAAAAAGTGCTATGGTTTTGGTGGAAAATTTTCTATGGCCTAGTCCATGGAGCGGTGGCTTGAGCTGATAGGCCGTGTTGTTTTGAGAGAAACACTGTATTGTCAcatcttatatatatgttttttttttggaaatattaaaTCACTACAACTCCGTGAATGTAGGAAAATTGCtaaattacataatttcttgTCTCATCTGATTTCCTTATGTGtgtgttatttttatctatttttcatttctcaCAAATCTAAGAATTTGTGTAAATTCCCAACATGAAGTCTACTATACATGGTTCACGTATTCCAACTCATTGTTTATACATTGTGGTATATTCTTCTTGGGGCAAATTACAACATACCAATATGTGGCTTGagcaaaatttaaattgtctacctgtgatttgaaatttgacactttacccacctgacccattagaaacataaaaataaaataaaaataaaaaaccaaaggAAACAAGATCAAAGAGTTGAATTTGAAAATCATAAAAACTTGATTTAAGAACTTCAATTTAACACAGAAATTGGCAATTTAGATGAtgttttactctctctctctctctctctctctctctctctcatatcaaTTTGTACCAACAAGatatttatctctctctctctcaagttaaCCATCTCTCTCAACCAAAACGGCCAAATACcattatttggaaaaatatgtAGTATTTTAccattgtttgaaaaatatttagcaatctacctcttttttagaattcaattttgtgaagctcaagtttaaaatggaattcgagtttcaaaaactcgagtacCTACCATGTAAGAAAAACACCAGTCCCCACAGCACTCATATGGCCACCGattatttacctttaaaaaaaaaaacaaataaacaaaaatctcTTACCACACTTTACACCAGTGTACTTTGCATGCGTTTCTAACTCTTTTATCTAAGGTATTAGAAAGggaaattattcaaataaagcTAGTAGTGGTGCTGGATATGGGGCAGAGGGATGACATCACAAAATCAGTCAATGTTGGTTTGCACTCTTTTATCTAAGGTATTAGAAAAggaaattattcaaataaagcTGGC from Castanea sativa cultivar Marrone di Chiusa Pesio chromosome 6, ASM4071231v1 includes:
- the LOC142640958 gene encoding receptor-like kinase TMK4 isoform X2, which produces MVWLIYFSTFIFSFLTLSSADDATVMAKLLASFSTAPSGWSNSTDYCNWTNVVCDRGRVTEIELIAQSLSGTLPSDLGTLTRLEILSLQQNSFSGPIPSFANLTSLQLLYLDNNNFSSIPSGFFQGLTNLQVLYLSENHNIAPWTIPTELTQATGLLRFYASDTNIFGSVPDFFGSLPNLTDLGLAYNNLSGTLPQSLGGSRIRILRLEIQKNGLSGTIDVLSSMSQLSQVWLFENEFIGPIPDLSNCTSLFDLQLSDNQFTGLIPDSLMSIATLRNVSLDNNELQGPYPQFPSSVTTHTLDGNSFCKGTPGPCDPQVTTLLEIVAAFGYPSKLAKSWTGNNACVGWTSIICDSQGNIITINFDNQQFVGTISPAFAKLTWLMNLYLGDNKLTGSIPDALTNITRLQVLDVSNNNLSGLIPKFGDSVNLTTTGNPLIGTNGTSPSGNKAGIRSSGTSVLPGMIAGIVIAVIIFFVVVLSISIKCYVSSRHRKFGGVVNPENGGTSVPNIEISIEVLEQVTNNFNEDNILGRGGSGVVYKGEYHDGTMIAVKKMGSTAMSSKGITEFQAEISVLTKVRHIHLVSLLGCCINGNERLLVYEYMPQGTLTQHLFDLGENGCSLLTWKQRVQIAMDVARGVEYLHTLAPQIFIHRDLKPSNILLGDDMRAKVADFGLVKIAPDGKNPVSTRVAGTFGYLAPEYGATGRVTTKADVYAFGVVLMQLITGRKAVDDTLPDDNPHLVTWFYMDSKEQGEHRQGN
- the LOC142640958 gene encoding receptor-like kinase TMK4 isoform X1; translation: MVWLIYFSTFIFSFLTLSSADDATVMAKLLASFSTAPSGWSNSTDYCNWTNVVCDRGRVTEIELIAQSLSGTLPSDLGTLTRLEILSLQQNSFSGPIPSFANLTSLQLLYLDNNNFSSIPSGFFQGLTNLQVLYLSENHNIAPWTIPTELTQATGLLRFYASDTNIFGSVPDFFGSLPNLTDLGLAYNNLSGTLPQSLGGSRIRILRLEIQKNGLSGTIDVLSSMSQLSQVWLFENEFIGPIPDLSNCTSLFDLQLSDNQFTGLIPDSLMSIATLRNVSLDNNELQGPYPQFPSSVTTHTLDGNSFCKGTPGPCDPQVTTLLEIVAAFGYPSKLAKSWTGNNACVGWTSIICDSQGNIITINFDNQQFVGTISPAFAKLTWLMNLYLGDNKLTGSIPDALTNITRLQVLDVSNNNLSGLIPKFGDSVNLTTTGNPLIGTNGTSPSGNKAGIRSSGTSVLPGMIAGIVIAVIIFFVVVLSISIKCYVSSRHRKFGGVVNPENGGTSVPNIEISIEVLEQVTNNFNEDNILGRGGSGVVYKGEYHDGTMIAVKKMGSTAMSSKGITEFQAEISVLTKVRHIHLVSLLGCCINGNERLLVYEYMPQGTLTQHLFDLGENGCSLLTWKQRVQIAMDVARGVEYLHTLAPQIFIHRDLKPSNILLGDDMRAKVADFGLVKIAPDGKNPVSTRVAGTFGYLAPEYGATGRVTTKADVYAFGVILMQLITGRKAVDDTLPNENPHLVTWFCSILNNKESIAMAIDRTINPDEETIESIYKVVELARHCTSPKPYQRPDMGYTVNILSPLVGQWKPACPNTSNGVEDIYSFDQSMSLPQDLQRWQTI